Sequence from the Rhipicephalus sanguineus isolate Rsan-2018 unplaced genomic scaffold, BIME_Rsan_1.4 Seq8405, whole genome shotgun sequence genome:
atgttcctgctttgtcgagagataacgccaccaccagcgatatcgctggaaagttcgatagcgcctgtataaaagccgacgcgcttgaccgcttgtcagttgatcgacggtcgacgctctattcgccgctatcagtgtattgctgtagtttgactttcagtttcagggccacaagttcggccaagtaaagagtttcatctcggacctgctgactgctgtcttcgtcgacgtcacgacactgtgacaatatttgagctgtctacattgcgcttaacttccaagcataggagtttctaagcgaatgaggattttcagcgtaattttgataactaccaccacaattttagccgctgccgtcttatctagaccaagaacaacccaacacgtttataaaagcctttatagtgtacaaagaaacgtacttactcgagatacaataacgttctagaaaaacagtactcatgtttctacaatttattgaaaaaaactttctcgaaaaacatcaacaatgctttgcaatgtttacaagacacgttttcgcgacggttaaagggatactgacccaaaatcaaaaaattttacgagaattcggtaaatgaaatctaagtgtgcgattacatcgaatagatgtcgtctctgagcaattttttcagcggataaaTGTATTTTCGgagtctcatctttctacgtcgcatccatCTACAGTGCCTTAaaaattcgaacagatcggccgtgatgtgagcaccgagcagttattcgcgcgtactctgtcgctagaagagtcgtcagtattcaacttcagtttttcaacttcaccgaggagatgttccatgcccgcagcacttcttacactgtacgacagccgtttgcgtttcgtgctgtagccgttctctacgcagttaaactgctcgtcaactgcaattatcttttgcacacgTAAGTCTCCGTTCcagaagcaaagtgtgggattgggctagttggtattccattattaaactgctcagcgcaaaaaaaaattgacacggtacacatagaaaagacgaggaccagcgctggtcctcgtcttttctatgtgtaccgtgtcaaatttttgcgctgagcagcccattcttgagccggcgagtgtaaaatattccgcacatcttcaatacctcgtcgtaaaatctcgaaaatccactgctctgaaggcatagcgacagctgttctatttctggcggctcctccaaactgggcactgggatttcgcgggacgccgtgcgttttggggggggggggtgatttgaGCCTAAACCccaaacattttggctttgaaatgtggggtggaagtgctgggaacaagcgcggcacggcacccgggcgcgagttcccactttccacgtgggatcaaaacttctcgTCCCGCAACAAcccgacgatagtgctttacaatgtcgtcactctcaaaatgaacgtcacagacctcgcatttcgcagtaagctttctatctttgcgatgcaaagcttgaatggcgtagggtcttttgggcgtccgaagaagtgtcgtgaagcggagtcgttgcggtagccgctcttgcagcccggtgcaaagcaagtcggcataccgcactgtgatgttcgccctcgttacgcttcgtacatcatacacgtgtcttcgtacaaggcGCTAAGCCTGGtgaagaacagtcgcaaaaatgacgagttAACAAAGTGCAGGCGACGCTGTAAccaacgtgcgctcgtacatTGGCGGCGCCgttcacaagcgccagccgcgggagctagacgtgactgcagcgccactagttctcacgaccgccacgcggaccgcctctccggcggagcttttaaactgagtttgttctagtaacgttgcctctaaccacctctgcatgagaagcaaccaaacagcccttttcagggctacacaatcgtttgcccggctttacgcgatgactgacacaatctccttccgaaaccctagctgctgcagtatgcaaaacatacagcaagcaggtgtaacacaggtgcaaacatgtgcatttgtgtatgatggctatgtgaaaaagttatataacgagcttgctttttgaacagtatatttagcaatagcacattttcagtttcacttttgaagcaattgacaaaatagggaaacatttcaagatgttgaacatttttgcaatgctacctttttgctacatttcaccataactgcaaggcacgacacctgtttattccatctgacagttatgcatacaactagctcctgcaaccgtttgccaaattttttttgtgcagccttttgtctttatgcccacagatgtcatctcttcacaaacatatgcctgcacgcatgagcatcacctgtgagcatgcaacaccatctacagttaatcaaaaacatcagcgaaacttacgagttggggcacgggaaagatcctgggccacatcctcttcagccacaccagtagcagctggagcagggctcacctgttatagtaagaagtttcttgattgacacaccgagtgcaataagaagtatggagtggaagtggacaatagcaatgtttttttagaatgcttccacagcggcatgctatgacacacagacttcggagagagtggtggagggaggcaagcctactggctacgcacctcactcgactcgaaggtctgagaaatgggttgtaacacgtagggtgctctaatgagcttcgaaatatagttcgcggctgttcattcgtcatcaccgcaaatgcggctgtttcgcattctgttctgggcggcgcaacgtgttagcacctcagctaacgcggcggccgggtgatccactcgatattgtttgaaaaagtaaaactaacagcgcgtaatatgtcgaagcaaacgagcccacttgttcgcagcatacaagtaacaatgatattctaagccagtgcttaccgattcagaccacccgaactatgggcctcgcacactcgtccctgtcaagcacgacgcggccgcggtaatccgaaatctggccgcctcgggtgccgctgtaaaacacaagcgggacgtgtaagatgaccgaccacaatacaattgtgctcgcactcacctctgctgccctcggagtttggcaagaccctgctgcgaatagtagcgctcattcctccatcgggcctgccactgggccctggtgttacgcgcagggacttcttcgttcaaaagcgctactagctcctgccacatgtcgtcccggtcctccctcgtgaacgacggctccagcgggcacgacagcgtcgcgatctgtgggtgctctttcacaaaagccagcagaagctccttttgacgatccgacacccgagaaccaacgcagacgttgcgatcggacgacattttgaaactgcgtcagccgctacttttctcttttttttttcgcgtgcgcgacaccatctagcgacgacgtcaaaaaaaaactaacattattaaatatcatcactcaaagctgttgctgtttgaaagagtgtttgagcttgagaaggaaaaacaataattttctgtaaagtaattatatttattaaaaggcgagaaacgcttcacggtccctgtgccgacgtcacaggatgcgcgtctacttccggaaagccgttagcttcacgattggctgttctcttcctctcggcggttctaggcgggagagctgcgcctcctctcacttctgtgacgtaggcaccgcagaacgaacgcgaacgaacagagatctccgatcgagCGCTAGGTCgctactgaaggctagaagcttatatgtttaattaaaaattcaacattgtccaatcgtctccaaacgctacgaaacgtcgtcaaatcgcagaatagatcgtttccgaaggctagaagcttatacgtttaatcaaaattacaaccatttccaatcgcctccaaacgcgacgaaacgtcgtgaaatcgcagaataaagcgtttttgaaaggtagaagctcatatctttgatgagaatttccaccacctccaatcgtctccaagcactatgaaacgtcgtctaatcgcagaataggtcgtttctgatggctagaagcttatacgtttaatcaaaaatacaaccatctgcaatcggctccaaacgcgaccaaacgtcgtcaaatcgcagaataggtcgttactgaaggctagaagcttatatgtataatcaaaattagaaccatctccaatcgtctccaaacgcgacgaaacgtcgtgaaatcgcaaaataaagcgtttttgaaaggtagaagctcatatctttgatgagaatttccaccacctccaatcgtctccaaacactataaaacgacgtaaaatcgcacaataggtcgttcctgacgggtagaagcttatatgtttaatcaaaaatgcaacattctgcaatcgtctccaaacacgacgaaacgtcgtcaaatcgcagaatagatcgtttctaaaggctagaagcttatacgtttaatcaaaattacaaccatttctaatcgcctccaaacgcgacgaaacgtcgtgaaatcgcaaaataaagcgtttttgaaaggtagaagctcatatctttgatgagaatttccaccacctccaatcgtctccaagcactatgaaacgtcgtctaatcgcagaataggtcgtttctgatggctagaagcttatacgtttaatcaaaaatacaaccatctgcaatcggctccaaacgcgaccaaacgtcgtcaaatcgcagaataggtcgttactgaaggctagaagcttatatgtttaatcaaaattagaaccatctccaatcgtctccaaacgcgacgaaacgtcgtgaaatcgcaaaataaagcgtttttgaaaggtagaagctcatatctttgatgagaatttccaccacctccaatcgtctccaaacactataaaacgacgtaaaatcgcacaataggtcgttcctgacgggtagaagcttatatgtttaatcaaaaatgcaacattctccaatcgtctccaaacgcgacgaaacgtcgtcaaatcgcagaataggtcgtcactgaaggctagaagcttatatgtttaataaaaattacaaccatctccaatcgtctccaaacgcgacgaaacggcgtgaaatcgcagaatagatcgtttctaaaggctagaagcttatacgtttaatcagaaatacaaccatgtccaatcgtctccaaacgcgacgaaacgtcgtgaaatcgcaaaatacagcgtttctgaacggtagatgctcatatctttgatgagaatttccaaaacctccaatcgtctccaaacactatgaaacgtcgtctaatcgcagaataggtcgtttccgatggctagaaccttatacgtttaatcaaaaatacaaccatctgcaatcggctccaaacgcgaccaaacgtcgtcaaatcgcagaataggtcgttactgaaggcaagAAGcttatgtttaattaaaaatgcaacattgtccaatcgtctccaaacgctacgaaacgtcgtcaaatcgcagaatagatcgtttacgaaggctagaagcttatacgtttaatcaaaattacaaccatttccaatcgcctccaaacgcgacgaaacgtcgtgaaatcgcaaaataaagcgtttttgaaaggtagaagctcatatctttgatgagaatttccaccacctccaatcgtctccaagcactatgaaacgtcgtctaatcgcagaataggtcgtttctgagggctagaagcttatacgtttaatcaaaaatacaaccatccgcaatcggctccaaacgcgaccaaacgtcgtcaaatcgcagaataggtcgttactgaaggctagaagcttatatgtttaatcaaaattagaaccatctccaatcgtctccaaacgcgacgaaacgtcgtgaaatcgcaaaataaagcgtttttgaaaggtagaagctcatatctttgatgagaatttccaccacctccaatcgtctccaagcactatgaaacgtcgtctaatcgcagaataggtcgttctgatggctagaagcttatacgtttaatcaaaaatacaaccatctgccaatcggctccaaacgcgaccaaacgtcgtcaaatcgcagaataggtcgttactgaaggctagaagcttatatgttataatcaaaattagaaccatctccaatcgtctccaaacgcgacgaaacgtcgtgaaatcgcaaaataaagcgtttttgaaggtagaagctcatatctttgatgagaatttccaccacctccaatcgtctccaaacactataaaacgacgtaaaatcgcacaataggtcgttcctgacgggtagaagcttatatgtttaatcaaaaatgcaacattctgcaatcgtctccaaacacgacgaaacgtcgtcaaatcgcagaatagatcgtttctaaaggctagaagcttatacgtttaatcaaaattacaaccatttctaatcgcctccaaacgcgacgaaacgtcgtgaaatcgcaaaataaagcgtttctgaaaggtagaagctcatatctttgatgagaatttccaccacctccaatcgtctccaagcactatgaaacgtcgtctaatcgcagaataggtcgtttctgatggctagaagcttatacgtttaatcaaaaatacaaccatctgcaatcggctccaaacgcgaccaaacgtcgtcaaatcgcagaataggtcgttactgaaggctagaagcttatatgtttaatcaaaattagaaccatctccaatcgtctccaaacgcgacgaaacgtcgtgaaatcgcaaaataaagcgtttttgaaaggtagaagctcatatctttgatgagaatttccaccacctccaatcgtctccaaacactataaaacgacgtaaaatcgcacaataggtcgttcctgacgggtagaagcttatatgtttaatcaaaaatgcaacattctccaatcgtctccaaacgcgacgaaacgtcgtcaaatcgcagaataggtcgtcactgaaggctagaagcttatatgtttaataaaaattacaaccatctccaatcgtctccaaacgcgacgaaacggcgtgaaatcgcagaatagatcgtttctaaaggctagaagcttatacgtttaatcagaaatacaaccatgtccaatcgtctccaaacgcgacgaaacgtcgtgaaatcgcaaaatacagcgtttctgaacggtagatgctcatatctttgatgagaatttccaaaacctccaatcgtctccaaacactatgaaacgtcgtctaatcgcagaataggtcgtttccgatggctagaaccttatacgtttaatcaaaaatacaaccatctgcaatcggctccaaacgcgaccaaacgtcgtcaaatcgcagaataggtcgttactgaaggcaagAAGcttatgtttaattaaaaatgcaacattgtccaatcgtctccaaacgctacgaaacgtcgtcaaatcgcagaatagatcgtttacgaaggctagaagcttatacgtttaatcaaaattacaaccatttccaatcgcctccaaacgcgacgaaacgtcgtgaaatcgcaaaataaagcgtttttgaaaggtagaagctcatatctttgatgagaatttccaccacctccaatcgtctccaagcactatgaaacgtcgtctaatcgcagaataggtcgtttctgagggctagaagcttatacgtttaatcaaaaatacaaccatccgcaatcggctccaaacgcgaccaaacgtcgtcaaatcgcagaataggtcgttactgaaggctagaagcttatatgtttaatcaaaattagaaccatctccaatcgtctccaaacgcgacgaaacgtcgtgaaatcgcaaaataaagcgtttttgaaaggtagaagctcatatctttgatgagaatttccaccacttccaatcgtctccaaacactataaaacgacgtaaaatcgcacaataggtcgttcctgacgggtagaagcttatatgtttaatcaaaaatgcaacattctccaatcgtctccaaacgcgacgaaacgtcgtcaaatcgcagaatagatcgtttctaaaggctagaagcttatacgtttaatcagaaatacaaccatgtccaatcgtctccaaacgcgacgaaacgtcgtgaaatcgcaaaatacagcgtttctgaacggtagatgctcatatctttgatgagaatttccaaaacctccaatcgtctccaaacactatgaaacgtcgtctaatcgcagaataggtcgtttccgatggctagaaccttatacgtttaatcaaaaatacaaccatctgcaatcggctccaaacgcgaccaaacgtcgtcaaatcgcagaataggtcgttactgaaggcaagAAGcttatgtttaattaaaaatgcaacattgtccaatcgtctccaaacgctacgaaacgtcgtcaaatcgcagaatagatcgtttccgaaggctagaagcttatacgtttaatcaaaattacaaccatttccaatcgcctccaaacgcgacgaaacgtcgtgaaatcgcaaaataaagcgtttttgaaaggtagaagctcatatctttgatgagaatttccaccacgtccaatcgtctccaagcactatgaaacgtcgtctaatcgcagaataggtcgtttctgatggctagaagcttatacgtttaatcaaaaatacaaccatctgcaatcggctccaaacgcgaccaaacgtcgtcaaatcgcagaataggtcgttactgaaggctagaagcttatatgtttaatcaaaattagaaccatctccaatcgtctccaaacgcgacgaaacgtcgtgaaatcgcaaaataaagcgtttttgaaaggtagaagctcatatctttgatgagaatttccaccacctccaatcgtctccaaacactataaaacgacgtaaaatcgcacaataggtcgttcctgacgggtagaagcttatatgtttaatcaaaaatgcaacattctgcaatcgtctccaaacacgacgaaacgtcgtcaaatcgcagaatagatcgtttctaaaggctagaagcttatacgtttaatcaaaattacaaccatttctaatcgcctccaaacgcgacgaaacgtcgtgaaatcgcaaaataaagcgtttttgaaaggtagaagctcatatctttgatgagaatttccaccacctccaatcgtctccaagcactatgaaacgtcgtctaatcgcagaataggtcgtttctgatggctagaagcttatacgtttaatcaaaaatacaaccatctgcaatcgtctccaaacgcgacgaaacgtcgtgaaatcgcaaaataaagcgtttttgaaaggtagaagctcatatctttgatgagaatttccaccacctccaatcgtctccaaacactaaaacgacgtaaaatcgcacaataggtcgttcctgacgggtagaagcttatatgtttaatcaaaaatgcaacattctccaatcgtctccaaacgcgacgaaacgtcgtcaaatcgcagaataggtcgtcactgaaggctagaagcttatacgtttaataaaaattacaaccatctccaatcgtctccaaacgcgacgaaacggcgtgaaatcgcaaaataaagcgtttttgaaaggtagaagctcatatctttgatgagaatttccaccacctccaatcgtctccaagcactatgaaacgtcgtctaatcgcagaataggtcgtttctgatggctagaagcttatacgtttaatcaaaaatacaaccatctgcaatcgcctccaaacgcgacgaaacgtcgtgaaatcgcagaataaagcgtttttgaaaggtagaagctcatatctttgatgagaatttccaccacctccaatcgtctccaagcactatgaaacgtcgtctaatcgcagaataggtcgtttctgatggctagaagcttatacgtttaatcaaaaatacaaccatctgcaatcggctccaaacgcgaccaaacgtcgtcaaatcgcagaataggtcgttactgaaggctagaagcttatatgtttaatcaaaattagaaccatctccaatcgtctccaaacgcgacgaaacgtcgtgaaatcgcaaaataaagcgtttttgaaaggtagaagctcatatctttgatgagaatttccaccacctccaatcgtctccaaacactataaaacgacgtaaaatcgcacaataggtcgttcctgacgggtagaagcttatatgtttaatcaaaaatgcaacattctgcaatcgtctccaaacgcgacgaaacgtcgtcaaatcgcagaatagatcgtttctaaaggctagaagcttatacgtttaatcaaaattacaaccatttccaatcgcctccaaacgcgacgaaacgtcgtgaaatcgcaaaataaagcgtttttgaaaggtagaagctcatatctttgatgagaatttccaccacctccaatcgtctccaagcactatgaaacgtcgtctaatcgcagaataggtcgtttctgatggctagaagcttatacgtttaatcaaaaatacaaccatctgcaatcggctccaaacgcgaccaaacgtcgtcaaatcgcagaataggtcgttactgaaggctagaagcttatatgtttaatcaaaattagaaccatctccaatcgtctccaaacgcgacgaaacgtcgtgaaatcgcaaaataaagcgtttttgaaaggtagaagctcatatctttgatgagaatttccaccacctccaatcgtctccaaacactataaaacgacgtaaaatcgcacaataggtcgttcctgacgggtagaagcttatatgtttaatcaaaaatgcaacattctccaatcgtctccaaacgcgacgaaacgtcgtcaaatcgcagaatagatcgtttccgaaggctagaagcttatacgtttaatcaaaattacaaccatttccaatcgcctccaaacgcgacgaaacgtcgtgaaatcgcaaaataaagcgtttctgaacggtagaatgctcatatctttgatgagaatttccaccacctccaatcgtctccaagcactatgaaacgtcgtctaatcgcagaataggtcgtttctgatggctagaagcttatacgtttaatcaaaaatacaaccatctgcaatcggctccaaacgcgaccaaacgtcgtcaaatcgcagaataggtcgttactgaaggcaagAAGcttatgtttaattaaaaatgcaacattgtccaatcgtctccaaacgctacgaaacgtcgtcaaatcgcagaatagatcgtttacgaaggctagaagcttatacgtttaatcaaaattacaaccatttccaatcgcctccaaacgcgacgaaacgtcgtgaaatcgcaaaataaagcgtttttgaaaggtagaagctcatatctttgatgagaatttccaccacctccaatcgtctccaagcactatgaaacgtcgtctaatcgcagaataggtcgtttctgatggctagaagcttatacgtttaatcaaaaatgcaacattctccaatcgtctccaaacgcgacgaaacgtcgtcaaatcgcagaatagatcgtttctaaaggctagaagcttatacgtttaatcagaaatacaaccatgtccaatcgtctccaaacgcgacgaaacgtcgtgaaatcgcaaaatacagcgtttctgaacggtagatgctcatatctttgatgagaatttccaaaacctccaatcgtctccaaacactatgaaacgtcgtctaatcgcagaataggtcgtttccgatggctagaaccttatacgtttaatcaaaaatacaaccatctgcaatcggctccaaacgcgaccaaacgtcgtcaaatcgcagaataggtcgttactgaaggcaagAAGcttatgtttaattaaaaatgcaacattgtccaatcgtctccaaacgctacgaaacgtcgtcaaatcgcagaatagatcgtttccgaaggctagaagcttatacgtttaatcaaaattacaaccatttccaatcgcctccaaacgcgacgaaacgtcgtgaaatcgcaaaataaagcgtttttgaaaggtagaagctatatctttgatgagaatttccaccacctccaatcgtctccaagcactatgaaacgtcg
This genomic interval carries:
- the LOC125756804 gene encoding uncharacterized protein LOC125756804 yields the protein MSSDRNVCVGSRVSDRQKELLLAFVKEHPQIATLSCPLEPSFTREDRDDMWQELVALLNEEVPARNTRAQWQARWRNERYYSQQGLAKLRGQQSGTRGGQISDYRGRVVLDRDECARPIVRVV